One genomic region from Nocardioides plantarum encodes:
- a CDS encoding DUF4012 domain-containing protein: MLTRRRVIAALVVLVIAAAAYTAWLLYAAQRDLRAAEADARALRAAVEAGDDPGAQRALDDLQDAAGSAKDHTGGLWWRALTVVPVYGDDLGGVRALSASLDEIAEGAAPGLVGLTDDVDGLVADGRVDLDGLESVSRRVATADTSMQKALAEVADEDSADYVGALRSRYDDYVDLVSETADALHSARTASEVAPTMLGADGPRDYLLIFQNNAEIRSTGGLSGSWARLHTENGRLELKEQGDASDFGVSAAPVAPVSKEENAVYGDVIARYFQDPVMVPDFPRAAELFDAFWTSKYPQTDLDGVLTLDTVGLSYLLRGTGPVTSDGYTLTPETVVQLMLNQVYLDVDDPRKQDEVFTSVAARIFGAVTTGVTSPTELVKAVDQAVDERRLMVASFEDGLTSKIRGTRIAGELSGDDGATPHVDVTVNDATGSKMSYYLDYDTEVRATACTNGVQDLAGTMSIRQTISAADAAKLPDYITGGGDLGVKVGSQQVQVRLYAPYGGKLGSVFVDGVEMPRFTVATIDGRQVITLTLVTDGSKDVDLTWKMTGGPGQDEAGELTATPKVTPGRVGGVFASAC, translated from the coding sequence GTGCTGACTCGCCGCCGTGTCATCGCTGCGCTCGTCGTGTTGGTCATCGCCGCAGCCGCCTACACCGCCTGGCTCCTGTACGCCGCCCAACGCGACCTACGGGCCGCCGAGGCCGACGCCCGTGCCCTCCGGGCGGCAGTGGAGGCCGGTGACGACCCCGGCGCCCAGCGAGCCCTCGACGACCTGCAGGACGCGGCGGGGTCGGCGAAGGACCACACCGGCGGGCTGTGGTGGCGGGCGTTGACCGTCGTCCCGGTCTACGGAGACGACCTGGGGGGTGTGCGGGCTCTGAGTGCCTCCCTCGACGAGATCGCCGAAGGCGCAGCACCCGGTCTCGTCGGGCTCACCGACGACGTCGACGGGCTGGTCGCAGACGGTCGGGTCGACCTGGACGGTCTCGAGTCCGTGTCCCGGCGCGTGGCGACCGCCGACACCTCGATGCAGAAGGCGCTGGCCGAGGTGGCCGACGAGGACAGTGCCGACTACGTCGGCGCACTGCGCAGCCGTTACGACGACTACGTCGACCTCGTGTCCGAGACCGCCGATGCGCTCCACTCGGCCCGGACCGCATCCGAGGTGGCACCGACCATGTTGGGAGCCGATGGGCCGCGCGACTACCTGCTGATCTTCCAGAACAACGCGGAGATCCGATCCACCGGTGGGCTGTCCGGCTCCTGGGCTCGGCTCCACACCGAGAACGGGCGCCTCGAGCTGAAGGAGCAGGGCGACGCCAGCGACTTCGGCGTGAGCGCGGCGCCGGTGGCTCCGGTCTCGAAGGAGGAGAACGCGGTCTACGGCGACGTCATCGCCCGCTACTTCCAGGACCCGGTGATGGTGCCCGACTTCCCCCGGGCCGCCGAGCTGTTCGACGCCTTCTGGACGTCGAAGTACCCCCAGACCGATCTCGACGGTGTGCTGACGCTCGACACCGTCGGACTCTCCTACCTGCTGCGCGGGACCGGCCCGGTCACGTCCGACGGCTACACCTTGACGCCCGAGACCGTCGTCCAGCTGATGCTCAACCAGGTCTATCTCGACGTCGACGACCCGCGGAAGCAGGACGAGGTCTTCACCAGCGTCGCGGCCCGGATCTTCGGCGCGGTGACGACCGGCGTCACGTCGCCGACCGAGCTGGTCAAGGCCGTCGACCAGGCGGTCGACGAGCGCAGGCTGATGGTGGCCTCGTTCGAGGACGGCCTGACCTCGAAGATCCGGGGTACCCGGATCGCCGGCGAGCTCAGTGGTGACGACGGCGCCACCCCGCACGTCGACGTGACCGTCAACGACGCCACCGGGTCCAAGATGTCCTACTACCTCGACTACGACACCGAGGTCCGTGCCACGGCCTGCACGAACGGCGTTCAGGACCTCGCAGGCACGATGAGCATCCGACAGACCATCTCGGCCGCCGATGCCGCCAAGCTGCCCGACTACATCACCGGCGGTGGTGACCTCGGCGTGAAGGTCGGGTCCCAGCAGGTGCAGGTCCGGCTCTACGCGCCTTACGGCGGCAAGCTCGGGTCGGTGTTCGTCGACGGCGTGGAGATGCCGAGGTTCACCGTCGCCACGATCGACGGCCGTCAGGTGATCACCCTGACGCTCGTCACCGACGGCTCCAAGGACGTCGACCTGACGTGGAAGATGACGGGAGGACCCGGCCAGGACGAGGCGGGAGAGCTCACGGCCACGCCGAAGGTCACCCCCGGACGAGTCGGTGGAGTCTTCGCGTCTGCGTGCTGA